aatatatatattttttttatatatatatcagcTGATATTTGAATTCAATCCTTTCACACGATACTTTCTTCAGTTCTCTCATACTTTTGTAGCCAAATTTCTAGCCAGTGAATTTTTCTGCTCTGAAAAAAACTAGATGAATCGCTCTGCTGAAGATTTTGTCTAtttcttgtaataattatatattgttgtttatatttgacattttttttaggtatTCAAGAGTGAAAATAGTGCATTAAATCTATGGGGTCTCAGTAGTGCTTTGTACGGTAGTGGGGAATCGAAGCCGGGACCCAACGGAGCTAGGTGagacatttatatatacatagagATATTCGCAGactattttcagttaaatacCCCCAAACAAAGATCACGGACCCCCAATATAGGATTACGGACCCTCAATATGGAATCACGGACCCCTAATGTGGGATTACGGACCTCCAATATGGTATCAAGGACTCACAATATGGGATCACGGACAGCCAATATATGACCACGGACCCCCAATAGGAAATCACGGACCCCCAATATGGAATCACGGACCCCCAATATGAAATCACGGACCCCCAATATGGAATCAAGAACTCTCAATATAGGATCAGGGACCCTCAATATATGACCAAGGAACACCTATATGTAATTAAGGAACCCAAAATACAATCAAGGACccccaatatttttatttgatcaaaTAACTTTTCGTCAGTCGAATTTTAGTTCCCTACCCTTATTGTAGaagtaaatatgttatatttttcttacagaGTACAAGATCCAGAGTTCACATCTGCAGCGGACTATCTGCAGTCGCTGGAGCAGAAGTTGACAACACTTTGCTCGCTCACAACTAAACTGTACAAAGGCTCTGTAGCACTCAGCGGGGAGTATATGAGGTGAgtacattatataatatttgtattttatatatagtcaaaccttgataagcgagaaactcgtataaatgaaaaatatcaccgtcatgaataatataaaaaaaatagttttagttttgctttttattaaaatgaaaaaaaaaaatggtagttctgaaattttttttttgtacattcatTTCTGTTGTAGaaagtttttgaaatttaatgtctttttgacgttatcattttaattattttgaagtttttatatatatatatatatactagctgtcgcccgcgactccgtccgcgcgcagttaaaaaaaaaatgaaaaatatatgttgtccgattctcagacctactgaatacgctcacaaaatttcatgagaatcggtcaagccgtttcggaggagtacggtgacgaaaactgtgacacgagaattagatatatctaatatataaaattctcgtgtcacagttcggagaatcggccaacttctatttttcataaccccccccccccatttagttttttttaactgcgcgcggacggagtcgcgggcgacagctagtatatatatatatatatatatgttttgtatggTTTCTGTATACAGTTTGCGAAGCGCGTGCGGCGCTTGGGGAGCTGCGGGTGCTGCGCTGGCGAGCGGGGCCTGCGCCGCCGCCAACGCCCGGGCCTGCGCCCCACTGCGCCATCGAGCTACATTACCATTACTTGCAGCGTACGCGCGCGCACATACGCAGAAAATACGAAATAGGAACGCTTTACATGGTGAgtcatagatggcgctgtagtCTGAATAGAACACGCTATCAAAAGATGAGTTCTGatacaaaatcttttttttttcagcggCTTATGTATCTGGCGGCAACACTGAAGACTTACATAACAAGTAAATACtgttataattactttataatataatagcttttgtctgcgactccgtccgcatggagttaaaaaaacttgaataaGAAGTCTATGGTCttctagattatgttctatctgttgagtcgttccggagataacttcaaacaaacatacatctaaacattcacatctatatatataaaagaaagtggtgttagttacactatttataactcaagatcggtcgaactgatttagctgaaaattgatggggaggtagcttagaactaggagacggacataggaacttttttatcttgtgtgcattttttttttattccgcgtggacggagtcgcgggtaaaagctagtttataatattagtaagataaactaaaatacctttaataaaatttgaatttacaatctaaaaaattcatataaaataactcgGAAACactttttcaatgttttctaaaatttccAGATTAGAACAAGCTTCGGAAGCGCTCCGTTCAGAACTATCTGATTGGATACCAAAGACACGAGCTGAAGTGAAATCTCTACTCCTTGAGTTGGCTGACAGACAAGTGAACACACACGCGCAGACCCTGGCCGGCTGGCAGCAGGCACTCAGGCTGGCAACCGGGGCTGATGTCTCCGAGATCTTCAAAACAGTATCAAAGACTGCTGTACAGAATCTATCACCATCGAAATGCAGAGCTGACACACCAACGGAGAAGGATTTTGAAGATCTTGATAATTATAGTGCTGAAGAATGTGATATAGAACATTCTACAAGTGATGTTGTTGGTAACGTTGATGTACATGTAGACTCAAGTGTTAGTGTTCAAGTGAATTCTGAAGAGAAGACTGAAGATAAAGTTTCCGATCCATTGCAAGATTTCTCTGAAGTGGATCTATCTTGAGTTTGTGATACTGTGTTGTTGGATGTTTTTGAGTTTTAAATATCGTCACAtctgaagatttttttttgggtatgtaatttgaaatttttatagcatcataactttaaaattattagttcactagcttttatccgcgacttcgtccgcgcaggataaaaaatagaaaacgggataaaaattatcctatgtccgtctcctggttctaagctacctgcccaccaattttcagtcaaatcttgACTTcagattcagccgttcttgagttataaatagtgtaactaacacgactttcttttatatatatatatataagattttgtgAAATTCAATCATAAGTTGAAAGGCAAGACTTGTTCGGTTTCTACAATTGTGTATTGgaaattatagttttgttcACTCATGTGATAATTATGAGAAAGTCGTGGACGTTTATTTCTTACTGAAACTTGTCATGAGAAGATGTAttgacaaggatatctgacctCGGCATAATTCAAACTACATTATGACAGCTAGTACCCCCTCTGTCAGTATTCAAAAATGTCTCGAGACCCTTTTGTCGCTTGATCCTTTAGCTttcatgtcattttttttcttttatcccattttataaacacaaataGGTTTTAACTTAGATATCCTTGTTTACTAGGTGCTTTAGCTCTTTTTGACAGTTTGTCGTACGATGTTAGATCcttgtatttgatttaaaatggaAGTCATTCTTTGACtgcatataataatttaatatttagagctattttgtgaataaaatgaTGATAAAgtacattgttataaattttatcttaaccagtatttaatttaatatttgtatatattggGAAATGTGTCAAAATATGTCAAGTAATGAATTAACTGAGATGTTATATCTTAAGCGGATAGATGGTGTATTGAATTGATTGctcagatatttaaaaaatgatataatttaaataaaggaatGTTAATTGTACTATGATCGCGGGACAAGACACACTCGTGACGGATTTCTATGAATAATGCACAAGCGCCTGATGCGTGCGACGGCAATGCTACCGCGATTGCGCTCCGACGCAATATTTAAGCAGGCGTTAAGTCTGAACAGAGAATTTTCTGAACacaggggctcggagcctaccctaagtgtgactaggtcatagtcaaccatagcCAAGTATGGGTTGagttcacacatatcattgaatttcttctcagatatgtgcagcatcactgatgttttccttcacagtaagaacgtacgataaatgtacatatgtaaattgaaaaacacaggTACATGGCAGAATTGGAACCTAGGaactgcagattgcaagtcaagtgcttaatcccGAGTCACTGTGGCTCTTACAGTTGAtttcaatggaaatgagaaattataacacatGTCACTAACtgacaatgttatttattgtctgtgtatttattttggaatgttttaatgttaaaattaatgaaaacatgTCTGTTTCTGATAAGTCTGTGATTACAgagttataaatgtaaaattgtttagaaaggtttgttataatttcttatttctattgaatgcaaaaatacaacaatgttttttgtttcatctTATGTTTCCACTTGTTATAAAACCTGTACAGAAATGTTTTAGAGATCTTTTTATTTGTCCTTTGGAACAAAATTGTTtcgttattttgtatataaaaaccttaataataattgtattgtaaaaatttgtaaatatgtgggtatttattgaataaaaataatagacaatattttgtgttttattgaaatataaaagactTTATCAGTTTATAATACGActagataaattataaaagataacttttgcctgcgactccgtccgcggggatttaaaaaaaaaacttaatagtctatgtgttcttccagattatgttctacatttgtgacaaatttcatcaagatctgttgatatgttccggagatactttcaaacaaacatacattcacatctatatatataaaagaaagttgtgttagttacaccatttataactcaagaacggctgaatcgatttgactgaaaattggtgggcagatagcttagaaccaggaataggacataggataatttttaccccgttttcttttcttttttttttttttttattccgcgccgacggagtcgcgggtaaaagctagtttataatattagtaatattgtgaaataatacaattgagtataatttcattaaccATGTGAAAATAAGTTatccaaaataattttgtaatttaataatttaaatttgaattcaagtcaaaatgtttaaatattctaaggtttggaagaaattcaaatatagattaattgacagtattattaatttatcttagtaatattataaatgtgaatatttagatgtatgtttgttagaagttatcttcGGAAcatctcaacagatcttgatgaaatttgtcacagatgtagaacataatctggaaaaacacataggctatttataatgtttttttagtcgacttcaaaaagaaggaggttatcaattcaattgtattttttttatgtgtatgtTACCGCAAAACTCCGCCCTTGGAGGtccgatttttataaaaattatttttttaattccgcgcggacgtagtcgcaggcaaaagctagtatcaaataaaatagtaaattttacaaaaaaaaaaagtttgtaacaaaattcaaAGAGTTGATATCAGTCttgtagtttttgagttaattttattagaaacatataaaaaaacgtatataacttatataatattataacaatcaCTTAttctaaactttttttattaattttagactTTTATTCGATACAGTCAAACCTAGATAACTGTGAGTTCAAGGGAACGCGGTATTTCTCTAACTTATA
The nucleotide sequence above comes from Papilio machaon chromosome 28, ilPapMach1.1, whole genome shotgun sequence. Encoded proteins:
- the LOC106716397 gene encoding sorting nexin-7, which produces MASDSSSAVLDLNDGDITEDTEAPSVTDDAVDGTPLIMEHGYDIAVKVDAPMKQLSTLETFVTYRVRCVCARWPTPPFVRRRYNHFKLLHRRLCAGAPLLAPPALPPLHSARQQLDRYQPAFVHIRALALHAFLDRVAKHPILTHSEDFKLFVITPDEDFDKVFKSENSALNLWGLSSALYGSGESKPGPNGARVQDPEFTSAADYLQSLEQKLTTLCSLTTKLYKGSVALSGEYMSLRSACGAWGAAGAALASGACAAANARACAPLRHRATLPLLAAYARAHTQKIRNRNALHAAYVSGGNTEDLHNKLEQASEALRSELSDWIPKTRAEVKSLLLELADRQVNTHAQTLAGWQQALRLATGADVSEIFKTVSKTAVQNLSPSKCRADTPTEKDFEDLDNYSAEECDIEHSTSDVVGNVDVHVDSSVSVQVNSEEKTEDKVSDPLQDFSEVDLS